The genomic segment GGCGCGGCAGAATGCGACGCAGCGGATCGAGGAACGGCGCGGTGATCTGATAGAGCAGCGGCATCGCCGGCGACTGCGGGTTGAGCCACGACAGCAGCGCCATCAGGATCGTCACCCAGATGATGAGGTTCAGCGCCCATTTGACGACCGTCAGCAATGCGACGAGCAGAAGCATCGGCACCATGAGCGTCGGATCGATGCCCGCCAGCACGACCATCAGCGTCACGTAGACAGCCGACGCAATGAATGCCGCGAGAATGCTGGCCCAGTCGACCTTGCCGCCAGGCAGGATCTTGCGCAGCGGCAGCACGAGCCAGTTGGTCGCCTGCATCACGGCATTCGAGACGGGGTTGTAGGGCGGCATGCGTACGACCTGCATCCACGCACGCAGCAGCAGCGCCGCGCCGAACAGGGTGAACAGGGTATTGAGCAGAAAACGGGCGATCTCGCCGAACATCTCGGGTCCTCTAGGATGCGTGGGGTCGTTTGAGCGAAAGGGTGAAGAAAGCGAAAGCTAGCGCGTGAAGCGCTGCCCGCCTGGCGTGTCGATATCGACGAGGCCGTCCGCGCGGCGCGAATGGTGGATGCTGACCTTGATCATTGTTCGTTCTCTGGACTTGAGTATCGTGCCGGAACCATCGCGGCGCGGCGCCTGGATTCCCCGCCCGCCAAATCGTCTGGTGGGATGCGCCGGACGTCACCTTATCATGGCTTTAAAGCAGCTTGGGGACGTTGTCGCACGTGCCGCGCGCGATTCTTCGCGCGAATGCGTGAAAGGCTGGCGAAAGCTCCGCGCAAGCCGGTTTGCACGGTGCGCGCCAGCATCGGAAAACCCTAGTGTTGCCAATTTGAGACGATCTCGGAAAAGCGCATTTCATGCAAAACTGGCAGGATATAAAGACAGAGAGCGAAAGGACGAAAGTGCAGGGTAGATGCGAATCTGTTTCTCGCCGGTCACGCAAACGGATAAGAACAAGGGTTTTTTTCAACGCGGAGGTGTGTATCGAAACGGCATGCTTTCTGCTGAATGTGGTTTAACGCACACCGACGCGAAGACTTGGTTTCTTTGCGAACATCGATGCACGGACAGGGCGCTCAATATCAAAGAGAAGACAGATTCAGCGGGATAGAACGTGCGGTCCGAGGCCGCCGGGCTTCCCTTGGGGTTTCATTCGCTACGTTCGGAGGTCGCCATGAGCATTTTCTCTTATCGAAAGCATCTGCGATTCTTGAGCCAGGCCCAGCGTCGCCGCTGGTGGGACCAGAAAAAGCGTCTGACGCCGCGGGTCGTGATCGGCGCGGCTTATGTGCCGCCGAACGTCACACGTGAGTTTGCCTACGTCAAAGTGGGCTGAATCAAATACTAGCTTCGGGTATTTCGCGTAATACATGAAAAGCCCCGCCGGACGGATTTGTCCGGCGGGGCTTTTCCTTTCTTTTGTAATTAGACGTTACGCGCGTTTTATCGATCGCTGCGGAGTCCACGCGTCGTGTCGCGCCGAAGTCCGCCGAACGGTCGATCGGAGCGCGGTTGCACGCGCGCTCCGGCTTACACATTCGCATGCGCGTTAAGGAACTTGCAATTTGCAACAAATGGCTTCTGCGACTGGCGCGCTTTTTCGATAAATTGTTTTCATACCGTCGCTCGTGAGCCGTGCAGACCGGCCAACACGCGAAGCGGCGAGGAGAACGAAAGTGAAAAAGCTCGGTGGTCTTTTGGTTGCTGGCGCGCTCGGCGTGGGTTTCGCCACTGTTGCGCAAGCGCATGTTTCGGTCGGCGTGGGTATCGGGGTGCCGGCCTATCCGGTGTATGCCGCGCCGCCCGCGCCCGTCTATATGGCTCCGCCGCAGCCGGTGTATGTGGCGCCGCCTCCGCCTGTCGTGTACGCGCCGCCGCCCGCGGTGGTCGTCGGCGGTTATGGCGGGTATGGGTATTACGGCCGTCCGTACTATGGCCGCCCTTACTACGGGCATCACGGCTATTACCGGCACGGGCCGGGCTACTGGCGCCATTGAGCGGTCCGCCGGATAAACAGAAAGGCGATGCGAGCATGCATCGCCTTTTTGTTTGGGCGTGGGAAAATGGGGTCCCTCTTCGCCTCGAAGGCCGACTCCGATGTCCTCACTTCCCGCCCCGACTTTCGATGACGTCGCCGATGCCGCCAGGCGCATCGAAGGCGCCGCCCATCGCACACCCGTCCTGACCTCGCGCACCGCCGATGCCATCGCGGGCGCATCGCTCTTCTTCAAATGCGAGAACTTCCAGCGCATGGGCGCGTTCAAGTTCCGCGGCGCGTACAACGCGATCTCGCATTTCGACGAGCGTCAGCGCGCGGCGGGCGTCATCACGTTTTCGTCGGGCAATCACGCTCAGGCGATCGCGCTGTCGGCGAAGCTCGCCGGCATCCGCGCGACGATCGTGATGCCCGAGGACGCGCCCGCCGCGAAGATGGCAGCGACGCGCGGCTACGGCGGCGAAGTGATCACCTACGACCGCTACACACAAAACCGCGAGGAAATCGGCCGCAAGCTCGCCGAGGAGCGCGGCATGACGCTGATCCCGCCTTACGACCATCCGCATGTGATCGCGGGGCAGGGCACGTCGGCGAAGGAACTGATCGAGGAAACCGGACCGCTCGATTATCTGTTCGTGTGTCTCGGCGGCGGCGGGCTGATCGGCGGATGCGCGCTCGCGGCGGCGGCGCTTGCGCCGGACTGCAAGGTCATCGGCGTCGAGCCGGAAGCGGGCAACGACGCGCAGCAGTCGCTCGCGCGCGGCGAGATCGTGCATATCGAAGTGCCGCGCACGATCGCCGATGGCGCGGCGTCGACGCATGTCGGCGAATACAACTTCCCGATCATCCAGCGTCACGTGGACAGCATCGTCACCGTGAGCGACGCGCAACTCATCGAGACGCTGCGCTTTTTCGCGCAGCGCATGAAGATGGTCGTCGAGCCGACCGGCTGTCTCGCGGCGGCCGCCGTGTTGCAGAAGGTGGTGCCGGTCGAGGGCAAGCGGGTCGGTGTGATCGTCTCGGGCGGCAACGTCGATCTGGCGAAGCTGGCTCAGTTCGTCGCGTGACGCCGTATTTTCACGATGCCGCGTGCACGATCAGATCGCGGTAGCCATTGACGATCACGCTGTACGAGAAGTACGCGAAGAGCACCGCGGACATGACGTGGCAGGCGCGCAGAAGCTGGGTTCCGGCGCGCTTCCTGCCGTGGCTCGCGAGCGTGCAGATGAAGATCGTCCAGCCGAGCCCGCCGGCGAAGAAGCCGATGAGAAACACCGAAGCGCTCACGGGGCTCGTCGCGCCGCTTTTCGCGATCAGCGCGCCGCCTACCGCCGCGAACCACAGAATCGCACTCGGCGATGAAACCGCCAGCAGGCATCCGCGCATAAAGCTTTTCCAGTGCGCCGGCAGCGGCGCACTGTAATCCGCCTCGCCTTCGACGGGCGGCGCGGTCGCCGGATTGAGCGCTTCGCGCGCCATCTTCCAGGTCAGAAAGAGCAGCACGATTGCCCCGCCGATCCACACGACCCAGCGCACGGCGGAAAACTGCAGCAGCGCCGACATGCCCGCCAGCGCGAGCGCCGCGTAGAAGAGGTCGCCGAAACACGTTCCGAGGCCGAGCACGAGCCCCGGCCTGAAGCCATGCGACAGCACGAGCGAAATGATCGCGACGTTGGCGATCCCGATATCCAGACACAAAGACAGCGACAGAAAAAAACCGTCCGACAGCAGCGACCACGAATGCATGTTGTTATTGATGATTGTGAAGGGCGAAGCTTATGTCGAGGTGTCCGGTCGGCACGCTCATCGTGTTGCGCGTAATGGGGTTGCGAAAGGCGGCGAGCGCATCGCGTTGCCGCTCTGTGCCGATGCCGAGCAGATCGAGCACATGCACGACGACCGCGTTGAGCACCGATGTGTTGCCGTCCTCGACCTTCACCGCGATGCCGAGCGCGCCTTGCTCGCGCCGCACGCCGATCGCGTAGCTCGCGTCCGCGCCCGTCTTGCCGACGAGTTCGCCGCCGAACGCCTGCATCAGCAGCGTGCAGAAGCGCCTCTCGCCCGCGACGAGTTCGGGATACGACGTCATCGCGCGATGGATGCGGGCAAGCGGCGAGCCCTCGGGCGCAGCGGCGATCTTCATATAGAGCCGCGCGAGACGTTCGAGCGGGAAGGCGGGCGTCGGCAGATTGCAGCCGTCGATGGCCCATTGCACTTCGTCGTCGGCGAGATCGACGGCGCGCGCCATCGTGCGCTTCACGTGCATCTGCAGCGGATGCTCTGGCAAGTGGTAATCGGCGAGTGGCGCGTCGATCGCCCGCGCGCCCGCCAGCATGCCGGCGTGCTTGCCGGAGCAGTTGCTGCAGACGGCCGTCGGCGTGAAGTCGCGCCTGATCCAGTCTTTGTATACCGCTTCGGAGATCGGCGGATGGCCGCCGCAGCGCAGATCGCTTTCGCTCGCGTTCGATCTGGCGAGCATCGCCCGCGCGCGCTCGATATGACGCGGCTCGCTGCTGTGCGAGCCGCACATCAGCGCGAGGTCTTCATCGGTGAAACCGAAGCGCGCGAGCGCGCCCGTTTCGATGATCGCGAGCGCCTGCGCGGGCTTCGCCGCCGAGCGCGGCAGCGTCACGCGATACGGATCGCCGAAGGAATGCACGAGGCGCCCGTGAGCATCGACGATGGCGACGTGCGCCGCATGCGTGTTCTCGACGACGTCGCCGCGATAGAGCGTGGCCGCGATCATGATTTATCCAGTCCGAGTTCAGTCCACAGCGCATCGACGCGACGCTTCACGGCTTCGTCCATTACGATCGGGCGGCCCCATTCGCGTGTCGTTTCGCCGGGCCACTTGTTGGTCGCGTCGAGCCCCATCTTCGAGCCGAGTCCCGCGACCGGCGAGGCGAAGTCGAGATAGTCGATCGGCGTGTTGTCGACCATCACGGTGTCGCGCGTCGGATCGACACGCGTCGTGATCGCCCAGATGACTTCGTTCCAGTCGCGCACGTTCACGTCTTCGTCCACCACGATGATGAACTTCGTATACATGAACTGCCGCAGAAAGCTCCACACGCCGAACATCACGCGCTTCGCGTGGCCGGGGTAGCTCTTCTTCATCTGCACGATCGCCATGCGATAACTGCAGCCCTCGGGCGGCAGATAGAAATCGGTGATCTCGCTGAACTGCTTCTGCAGCAGCGGCACGAACACTTCGTTCAACGCGACGCCGAGCACGGCGGGCTCGTCGGGCGGCTTGCCGGTGTAGGTGGAATGGAACAGGGCGTCGCGGCGCATCGTGATCTTCTCGACGGTGAAGACCGGAAACCATTCCTGTTCGTTGTAGTAACCGGTGTGATCGCCGTACGGCCCTTCGAGCGCGTGCTCGTACTTCGCGGCGGCGCCAGCCGACGGACGCGGCGGCGCGCCTGCGGGCGCGGGCGGCGGTGCGCCGTCCTGCGGATAAATGAAGCCTTCGAGCACGATCTCGGCGCGCGCCGGCACCTGCAGCGTATCGACGCCCGGCGTCAGGCACTTCGCGAGCTCGGTGCGCGAGCCGCGCAGCAGGCCGGCGAACTGATATTCGGACAACGAATCGGGCACTGGCGTCACGGCGCCGAGGATCGTCGCGGGATCGGCGCCGAGCACGACCGCGACCGGGTAAGGCTTGCCGGGATTCGCCAGCGCGAATTCGCGGAAGTCGAGCGCGCCGCCGCGATGCGCGAGCCAGCGCATGATGAGCTTGTTGCGCCCGATCAACTGCTGCCGGTAGATGCCGAGATTCTGGCGCGGCTTGTTCGGCCCGCGCGTGACGGTGAGGCCCCAGGTGAGCAGCGGTCCGGCGTCGCCGGGCCAGCAGGTCTGTATCGGCAGCCGATGAAGATCGACGTCGTTGCCTTCCCACACCACTTCCTGACAGGGCGGCGCGCTGACCGCTTTCGGCGCCATGTCCCAAACGGCCTTCGCGAGCGAAAGCAGCTTGCCCGCGTCCTTCAGGCCTTTTGGCGGCTCCGGCTCCTTGAGCGCCGAGAGCAGCCTGCCGACGTCGCGCAGCGAGCTGAGCGCGGCGACGTCGCTGCCGAGGCTGACATCGGAGCCGCTCTGCGCTTCAGTTTCGATGCCCATGCCGAGCGCGACGCGCCGGGTCGTACCGAACAGGTTGGCGAGCACGGGCATCGTGTGGCCAGTGGGCGCTTCGAAGAGCAGCGCCGGTCCGCCCGCGCGCAATACGCGATCCGAGATTTCGGTGATTTCGAGAACGGGAGAGATGGGCTGCCGAATGCGGCGCAATTCGCCGAGCGCTTCGAGGCGGGCGGTAAAGTCGCGCAGATCTTTATATTTCATCGATGGTCGAAATAGGGCTCGGAGGCGCCCGATGCACGCGGTGAAGGGCCGGGACGGCTGCGCGCTAGGCGATTGTCGATTTTACCTGCGTCGGCGTCCGTGCGTTGGGGGACATTCAGTAAATTCCTGTGGGAAAGGCCCGTGAGACGTGCTTTTCGGGCGCTGAACGGTGTTCAATATAACTGTAAGTAATTGAAACAGAAGTCTATAGCATTGACGGATCATTAAACCCTGATAGAATCGCCTCACACCCATTGCAGGTTTTGAAAGTTTTTACCTTAGCCTCAGGTTTTTCAGACGCACATGCGTCGCCTGCGCCGCTCCTGCCCGGCGATTCATGGCTGTTGGTTGTCCTTGCCGGCGTTTGACACGCCGGTTTTTCGCGTGGAAAGCCATGTGCGCAACCAGGGCATGCAGTTCGTGCCGCGCAACCGGTAGTCTTTGACCGGATCGGCTTTTCAGACGGCGCATGCCGTATCCCCGATGCCGCTTACGCTTGCCAGGTGCGAGCGGTGTCTGATTTGTGTTTCGAATGCGTATTCAATTCGTATTCATCTGCGCAAATCATGCAACATTGGGAGTATCGATGAACGCTTCATTCTGGTGGGGTTCCGACACCCGCGCCGCGCAGATCGTGCGTGTGGCGCTACGTCGTGGACGCCGTTTGAGTCACCATCTCTTCGCCATCGTCGGCTGCGCGGCGGTTGTCAGCGCGCTCGCACTGTGGTTGCTGCCATCGTGGCGCACCACCTTCGCCGCAAAGATCATGCCGTTCGTGTCGGCGGCCGTGCAGGCCGGACCGGCGCGTCTGCTCGCAGGCCAGCCGCTGCCGCCGTTCGCGGCGGTGCATCGCGCGCCGAGCGATCCGATGCTGCCCGCGAACCTTGCAGCCAACGCTGCATCGGTCAAGTCGAAGGCGCCCGGCGCCGCCGTGCCGTCGCTCGGCGCGGCTGCGTCCGACGACGCCAGCACGCATCGGCTCACCGGCGGCATCAGCCTCGCGGTCTCGCCCAACGGGCTGGACCCGCGCACGATGCCGTCCGTCGGCATGCTCGCGAGCATGATTCCGGCGCAGCGCGTCGTCGCCGATGCGCGTGATGACCGTGTGCTCGTCTCCACGCGCGAGCAGAAGCTCGTCGCGAACTTCATCGCGCGCCGTTATCGCGTGGCGGAAGATCCGGTCAGCGAACTCGTGCGCGCTGCGTTCGACACCGGCCGCGAAGTCGGCCTCGATCCGCTGCTGCTGCTCTCCGTGATGGCGATCGAATCGGGCTTCAATCCGTATGCCGAAAGCGGCGTGGGCGCACAGGGCCTGATGCAGGTGATGTCGAAGGTTCATTCCGACAAATTCCAGTACTTCGGCGGCTCGCACGCGGCGCTCGATCCGCTCGCGAACATCAAGGTCGGCGCGCTGGTGCTGAAG from the Caballeronia sp. NK8 genome contains:
- a CDS encoding YggT family protein; translation: MFGEIARFLLNTLFTLFGAALLLRAWMQVVRMPPYNPVSNAVMQATNWLVLPLRKILPGGKVDWASILAAFIASAVYVTLMVVLAGIDPTLMVPMLLLVALLTVVKWALNLIIWVTILMALLSWLNPQSPAMPLLYQITAPFLDPLRRILPRLGGIDLSPILLFVIVQVLLMVVTRMAVSMTLFGI
- a CDS encoding threo-3-hydroxy-L-aspartate ammonia-lyase codes for the protein MSSLPAPTFDDVADAARRIEGAAHRTPVLTSRTADAIAGASLFFKCENFQRMGAFKFRGAYNAISHFDERQRAAGVITFSSGNHAQAIALSAKLAGIRATIVMPEDAPAAKMAATRGYGGEVITYDRYTQNREEIGRKLAEERGMTLIPPYDHPHVIAGQGTSAKELIEETGPLDYLFVCLGGGGLIGGCALAAAALAPDCKVIGVEPEAGNDAQQSLARGEIVHIEVPRTIADGAASTHVGEYNFPIIQRHVDSIVTVSDAQLIETLRFFAQRMKMVVEPTGCLAAAAVLQKVVPVEGKRVGVIVSGGNVDLAKLAQFVA
- a CDS encoding LysE family translocator, with the protein product MHSWSLLSDGFFLSLSLCLDIGIANVAIISLVLSHGFRPGLVLGLGTCFGDLFYAALALAGMSALLQFSAVRWVVWIGGAIVLLFLTWKMAREALNPATAPPVEGEADYSAPLPAHWKSFMRGCLLAVSSPSAILWFAAVGGALIAKSGATSPVSASVFLIGFFAGGLGWTIFICTLASHGRKRAGTQLLRACHVMSAVLFAYFSYSVIVNGYRDLIVHAAS
- a CDS encoding asparaginase, giving the protein MIAATLYRGDVVENTHAAHVAIVDAHGRLVHSFGDPYRVTLPRSAAKPAQALAIIETGALARFGFTDEDLALMCGSHSSEPRHIERARAMLARSNASESDLRCGGHPPISEAVYKDWIRRDFTPTAVCSNCSGKHAGMLAGARAIDAPLADYHLPEHPLQMHVKRTMARAVDLADDEVQWAIDGCNLPTPAFPLERLARLYMKIAAAPEGSPLARIHRAMTSYPELVAGERRFCTLLMQAFGGELVGKTGADASYAIGVRREQGALGIAVKVEDGNTSVLNAVVVHVLDLLGIGTERQRDALAAFRNPITRNTMSVPTGHLDISFALHNHQ
- a CDS encoding UbiD family decarboxylase, yielding MKYKDLRDFTARLEALGELRRIRQPISPVLEITEISDRVLRAGGPALLFEAPTGHTMPVLANLFGTTRRVALGMGIETEAQSGSDVSLGSDVAALSSLRDVGRLLSALKEPEPPKGLKDAGKLLSLAKAVWDMAPKAVSAPPCQEVVWEGNDVDLHRLPIQTCWPGDAGPLLTWGLTVTRGPNKPRQNLGIYRQQLIGRNKLIMRWLAHRGGALDFREFALANPGKPYPVAVVLGADPATILGAVTPVPDSLSEYQFAGLLRGSRTELAKCLTPGVDTLQVPARAEIVLEGFIYPQDGAPPPAPAGAPPRPSAGAAAKYEHALEGPYGDHTGYYNEQEWFPVFTVEKITMRRDALFHSTYTGKPPDEPAVLGVALNEVFVPLLQKQFSEITDFYLPPEGCSYRMAIVQMKKSYPGHAKRVMFGVWSFLRQFMYTKFIIVVDEDVNVRDWNEVIWAITTRVDPTRDTVMVDNTPIDYLDFASPVAGLGSKMGLDATNKWPGETTREWGRPIVMDEAVKRRVDALWTELGLDKS
- a CDS encoding transglycosylase SLT domain-containing protein, with the protein product MNASFWWGSDTRAAQIVRVALRRGRRLSHHLFAIVGCAAVVSALALWLLPSWRTTFAAKIMPFVSAAVQAGPARLLAGQPLPPFAAVHRAPSDPMLPANLAANAASVKSKAPGAAVPSLGAAASDDASTHRLTGGISLAVSPNGLDPRTMPSVGMLASMIPAQRVVADARDDRVLVSTREQKLVANFIARRYRVAEDPVSELVRAAFDTGREVGLDPLLLLSVMAIESGFNPYAESGVGAQGLMQVMSKVHSDKFQYFGGSHAALDPLANIKVGALVLKDCIARGGSVAGGLRYYVGSTTQDDGGYGAKVLAERSRLRDVARGRNVPINAPQAPVQAAPKQVLASTAADSKRVHVTIDSAKKSASQDDGDGETKHVASAEFGA